A stretch of Halichondria panicea chromosome 1, odHalPani1.1, whole genome shotgun sequence DNA encodes these proteins:
- the LOC135352367 gene encoding centrosomal AT-AC splicing factor-like yields MRIQLLYIFIAARYSMAASEATTSVDDGWRYCSVCKRNHEEGRKHIFTKKHISKLKILMGKFLKKAQAARQCVSCPVVLAGELEPGAKVWCHCCGLEVPKHITDGNTSVQWGGLIEHMNKPDHHKNTRRYWWEVGAETRHLATLLLFPAEYDRYKVGVASALEELERKDEERVKMLADEVRTAEEQQAVTAMEPPISFQKSHSKTRNQTTSTRPVAHCSKYQPPVVATDSRKSGRGNVHTGATPPWLREDDEDEDGGLTFGPSEEEFIKHRERLRHVGKNPRRVGADFHLQLALQRHRGIKEDENWLPSFGSVWNAGPRSHTQSEFREEMTKDNKRPKLQPPTRTSGTVNDSLSSSSVPYSVLITPHTVTPSQPAHTLQLDDTSGQVVKPYTRKRKIHKTLSTSKS; encoded by the exons ATGAGAATTCAGCTACTGTATATATTTATAGCTGCTAGATATAGTATGGCTGCATCTGAGGCTACTACAAGTGTGGATGATGGCTGGAGGTACTGCTCTGTGTGCAAGAGGAACCACGAAGAGGGAAGGAAACACATATTCACCAAAAAGCATATCAGCAAACTGAAAATACTGATGGGAAAATTTCTCAAGAAG GCCCAGGCTGCTCGTCAGTGTGTGTCTTGCCCAGTGGTGCTGGCTGGAGAGCTGGAGCCTGGGGCCAAGGTGTGGTGTCATTGCTGTGGACTAGAGGTACCCAAACACATCACCGACGGCAACACCTCCGTCCAGTGGGGTGGTCTAATTGAGCATATGAACAA aCCTGACCATCACAAGAACACTCGTCGGTACTGGTGGGAGGTGGGAGCGGAGACACGTCACCTAGCAACCCTACTCTTGTTCCCTGCCGAGTACGACCGCTataaagtgggcgtggcctcagCACTGGAGGAGCTGGAGCGGAAGGACGAAGAGAGAGTGAAAATG CTTGCAGATGAAGTGAGGACAGCCGAGGAGCAGCAAGCCGTCACTGCCATGGAg CCTCCAATCAGCTTCCAAAAGTCCCATTCCAAAACCAGGAACCAGACTACCAG CACTCGTCCAGTTGCACACTGCTCAAAGTACCAACCACCAGTTGTTGCTACTGATAGCCGtaaaagtgggcgtggcaatGTGCACACTGGTGCCACGCCTCCCTGGTTGAGAGAAGACGACGAGGATGAAGATGGAGGACTGACTTTTGGACCCTCAGAGGAGGAGTTCATCAAACACA GAGAGCGACTAAGACATGTTGGTAAGAACCCACGAAGGGTGGGTGCCGATTTCCACCTCCAGCTGGCATTGCAGAGACACAGAGGAATCAAGGAGGACGAgaactg GTTACCCTCGTTTGGTAGCGTGTGGAACGCAGGACCAcggtcacacacacagtcagagTTTCGTGAAGAAATGACCAAAGACAACAAGAGACCAAAACTCCAACCACCAACTCGTACAAGTGGAACTGTCAATGACTCTTTGTCTAGTAGCAGCGTGCCTTATTCTGTGTTGATTACCCCTCACACCGTCACACCATCACAGCCCGCCCACACACTTCAGTTAGACGACACCAGTGGACAAGTGGTCAAACCTTACACTCGAAAGAGAAAGATCCACAAAACATTATCTACTTCCAAATCATAA
- the LOC135352368 gene encoding protein FRG1-like produces the protein MSEYSAVRVGKLKLKGGKGTLGGKKRKRKRHHSKSEETGEGPLRHGSWRQVSELMEAKDKAVFEVHTGGYIIALDTGYFTVGGTKEEGDQPDPAEVFTVVRVSDNKIALKTAFGRYVSVNSAGELIGRSEAVGPRETWDPVFEESKLALCACTHRFVTVTSDHKLMASSEQAKEKEILVMYTDMSGIKKVKTDTETEAEEATKDMKGFEVGYVKKFQSFQDRKLRINDGGTTDLSKAQAKGKLHEALLDRREKMKADRYCK, from the exons ATGAGTGAGTACTCTGCTGTGCGTGTGGGGAAGTTGAAGCTGAAGGGAGGCAAGGGAACGCTGGGTGGTAAGAAGAGGAAGAGAAAGAGACACCACTCCAAATCAGAGGAGACTGGGGAAGGACCACTGAGACATG gcAGCTGGCGACAGGTGTCAGAGCTGATGGAGGCCAAAGACAAGGCAGTGTTTGAGGTACACACAGGTGGTTATATCATCGCCCTGGACACGGGATACTTCACTGTGGGCGGTACCAAGGAAGAGG GCGACCAACCAGATCCTGCCGAAGTATTCACTGTGGTACGTGTGTCCGACAACAAGATAGCGCTGAAGACAGCTTTTGGTCGCTATGTAAGTGTCAACTCAGCGGGCGAGCTGATTGGGCGCTCAGAAGCTGTGGGACCTAGGGAGACGTGGGATCCTGTGTTTGaggag AGTAAGCTGGCATTGTGTGCGTGCACTCATCGCTTTGTGACCGTGACTAGCGACCATAAACTAATGGCAAGTAGCGAGCAAGCCAAAGAGAAGGAGATActtgtg ATGTATACGGACATGTCCGGGATCAAAAAGGTCAAAACGGACACGGAAACGGAAGCGGAAGAAGCCACTAAAGACATGAAAGGCTTTGAAGTGGGATACGT gaAGAAGTTCCAGAGCTTCCAAGACCGCAAACTGAGAATCAACGATGGAGGCACTACTGATTTGAGTAAAGCACAGGCCAAGGGCAAACTGCACGAGGCTCTACTGGACAGGAGGGAGAAGATGAAGGCAGACAGATACTGCAAATAG
- the LOC135352369 gene encoding uncharacterized protein LOC135352369, with translation MSKSSEPHEVDYYNLLDQTLYLASRIYDDPKTPPTPLDMHSACAIGSYQSVKDAIEGGTDYNKRNKPGWTPLMYACYVGHDTVVNLLLDSGAEPSRGTPSGLTPLMVAAGCGNESVCYFLLQAGAEIDSQDTNGYSAVVHAVRQGHQTAVQLLLEAGADIELKDYEHGYTALMQACIEGDEIIVDVLVACDADLSAVDNNGETARSLAYKHHHVRTATLLDNAIFMFKQTPDNSGTLPSIPDANNDDGGKDGEGDLFSGAKDAETYQQSLIVKKSIQEMLGRRAGPRWSLPHDYIAARRASAPAAQEMTSQQRRRLLRAAMSMPDRDEDLSEEEPVVDRQLAEFLTELNLEKYIEVFEHQEIDFQSFLSLTDEELKRIGITLMGPRRKISVAVVEYRQRQAEEEDAAPLKTHTPDKMAESGRSCHGEDEGDTIGADLPAFKKKGRPMLVKQSSTDVTAAYRTALEKVEYLEEQLAKENQLRKTTDGYILNLQTSRQEAVSHVNRVRGGQKDTAKHFKAVQVTYKKLFDEVECLRLLSTSSVVDPDQLHKLYSEIVTQCSKMGMEFEALSRSVEASKEVTESLAYHLGGL, from the exons ATGTCCAAGAGTAGTGAGCCACACGAGGTTGACTACTATAATCTCCTTGATCAGACGCTGTATCTAGCATCCCGTATCTACGATGACCCGAAaacaccccccacccccctgGATATGCACTCGGCCTGTGCTATCGGTAGCTACCAGAGCGTTAAAGACGCCATCGAAGGTGGAACCGACTACAACAAAAGAAACAAAC ctGGATGGACCCCCCTAATGTATGCGTGCTACGTTGGTCATGACACTGTCGTCAATTTGCTGCTTGATTCGGGGGCGGAACCATCTAGGGGAACCCCCTCTGGACTCACACCTCTCATGGTGGCCGCAGGATGTGGGAACGAGTCTGTGTGCTACTTCCTGTtacag GCTGGTGCAGAGATCGACTCCCAGGACACTAATGGCTACTCTGCCGTGGTGCATGCTGTGAGGCAAGGTCACCAGACTGCCGTACAGCTGCTGTTAGAGGCCGGAGCCGATATCGAGCTTAA ggaTTATGAGCACGGCTACACTGCCCTCATGCAAGCCTGCATTGAAGGTGATGAGATCATCGTCGATGTCCTGGTCGCCTGT gACGCAGACTTGAGTGCAGTGGACAACAACGGGGAGACTGCTCGCTCGCTTGCCTACAAGCATCACCACGTCCGCACGGCCACGCTATTGGACAATGCCATCTTCATGTTCAAGCAAACCCCAG ACAACTCTGGTACACTTCCTTCCATCCCGGACGCTAACAACGATGATGGGGGCAAAGATGGAGAGGGAGATCTCTTCTCGGGTGCCAAAGATGCGGAGACGTACCAGCAAAGCCTCATCGTCAAGAAGAGCATCCAGGAGATGTTGGGACGCCGCGCTGGACCACGCTGGAGTCTGCCTCATGACTACATTG CTGCTCGCAGAGCGAGTGCCCCGGCTGCTCAGGAAATGACTAGCCAGCAAAGAAGACGTCTTCTCAGAGCAGCT ATGTCGATGCCAGATAGAGATGAGGATCTGTCCGAAgaag AGCCAGTTGTGGATCGTCAGTTGGCAGAGTTTCTGACAGAGTTGAATCTGGAGAAATACATTGAAGTGTTTGAACATCAAGAAATAGATTTCCAGTCCTTCCTCAGTCTAACTGACGAAGAACTCAAGAGAATCGGAATCAC aTTGATGGGACCACGTCGGAAGATCTCAGTGGCGGTGGTGGAGTACCGACAGAGACAAGCAGAGGAGGAAGACGCAGCTCCTCtcaagacacacacaccagacaAGATGGCGGAGAGTGGGCGTAGTTGTCATGGCGAGGACGAGGGGGACACTATCGGAGCTGACTTACCAGCGTTTAAGAAGAAAGGTCGTCCAATGCTAGTGAAGCAATCAAGCACTGACGTCACAGCCGCCTATCGCACT GCTCTTGAGAAAGTTGAATATCTCGAGGAACAGCTGGCTAAAGAGAATCAGTTGCGCAAGACCACCGATGGCTACATCCTGAACTTGCAGACCTCGCGACAGGAAGCAGTGAGCCATGTCAATCGTGTGAGGGGTGGGCAGAAGGACACGGCCAAGCACTTCAAAGCAGTCCA agtgacgTATAAGAAGCTATTTGACGAGGTGGAGTGTCTGCGTCTCCTGAGCACCTCGTCAGTTGTGGATCCAGATCAGCTGCACAAACTCTACTCTGAGATTGTCACTCAGTGCTCTAAGATGGGTATGGAATTTGAAGCTCTCTCAAG GAGTGTGGAGGCCTCTAAAGAAGTCACTGAGTCGTTGGCCTATCATTTAGGAGGACTATAG
- the LOC135352370 gene encoding TM2 domain-containing protein 1-like, whose protein sequence is MKLALFLVLLTLSMSTRAVLDDCTCLVDCKCKKSLRPGQYYCASPDVDTDSQAIRNCNRDTGTVEVPCYAAPNVSCGGLPYNATQCIFTESRPCTFVNGKRYNYYLAVGLSLFLGMLGVDRFYLGYPAIGLMKLCTMGFFLIGHLLDFLLILLQVVGPADQTGYYAPFYGPLVSRVLVNGTDPFIESSSSCTL, encoded by the exons ATGAAGCTAGCCTTGTTCCTAGTTCTACTAACTCTCTCAATGTCTACACGAGCTGTTCTCgatgactgtacatgtttaGTAGACTGTAAGTGTAAAAAGTCCCTACGGCCTGGACA ATACTACTGTGCCTCTCCCGACGTCGACACTGATTCCCAAGCCATACGGAACTGTAACAGAGACACCGGCACTGTAGAAGTGCCATGCTACGCTGCTCCCAACGTCAGCTGTGGAGGCTTGCCCTATAATGCCACCCAGTGCATCTTCACCGAGTCAAGGCCGTGTACATTCGT CAATGGCAAGCGGTACAACTACTACCTGGCCGTGGGACTGTCCCTATTCCTAGGGATGCTCGGAGTGGACCGGTTCTATCTCGGCTACCCTGCTATAG GGTTGATGAAGCTCTGTACTATGGGGTTCTTCCTGATCGGCCACCTGCTGGATTTCCTCCTCATTCTCCTGCAAGTGGTGGGACCTGCTGACCAAACTGGTTATTATGCCCCGTTTTATGGCCCCCTAGTATCTAGAGTGCTAGTGAACGGTACTGACCCTTTTATTGAGTCTAGCAGTAGTTGTACGTTGTGA
- the LOC135352379 gene encoding sushi, von Willebrand factor type A, EGF and pentraxin domain-containing protein 1-like → MKNSKAQLLLFLLCVVFTCCQCRGQRAIICSDLPTLTNGNVDYGGGGSTNNRPVDTVATYTCATGYTLNGGTTSTCESSGGWCGLAPTCQPNCPDLPPLINGVIMYSEGSTNDRPVISSAVHSCNTGYTLTGDTTRHCVSGGSWSGSAPTCQGPTEPPTTCPDLTVPTNEMISYNMGTASLRTVDTVATYTCDTGYTLNGGITRTCGSDGAWSGSTPVCHQITCSDVPSLPNGAISYNDGSTDIRPLNTIVTHRCNTGYTLNGDSVRLCQNDGTWNGSPPTCQVSCGPPPSITNGSPGQPTSTMIGGEATYTCDTGYLLIGSETITCLSTGNWSSSPSCQSPPPSYLSLSSTNYLPGVPEIPLSFVGEGSGLVCHTDFTGCCEGNTGDWYYPNGSVVMEDGALYVSRGQMSVSLMMSGTATAPGGLYCCVVPTSGGIHTACINMSVSTDESHLYQIGAVVGGVVGGVVALAVVAIVTGVVMVAYLVLRYKRGGKRRENDCSLRLTDQGQSAAATNETITYEEILTSRDVKGDYSLPSRP, encoded by the exons ATGAAGAATTCGAAGGCACAGCTTCTGTTGTTTttactgtgtgttgtgttcACCTGCTGCCAGTGCCGGGGACAACGAG CGATAATCTGCTCTGACCTACCCACATTGACAAACGGAAACGTTGACTATGGTGGTGGTGGATCCACTAACaacagaccagtggacactgtggccacctacacctgtgccactggctacactctcaatggaggcaccACCAGCACTTGTGAGAGTAGTGGAGGTTGGTGTGGAttagctccaacttgtcagc CTAACTGCCCTGACTTACCCCCACTGATCAATGGGGTGATTATGTACAGTGAGGGATCCACTAATGACAGACCTGTTATCTCTAGTGCTGTGCACTCCtgcaacactggctacactctcactggagatACCACCAGGCactgtgtgagtggagggagctggagtgggtcagctccaacttgtcaag GACCCActgaaccacccaccacctgtcCTGACCTCACTGTACCAACCAATGAAATGATCAGCTACAATATGGGGACTGCTAGTCTGAGaacagtggacactgtggccacctacacctgtgacactgggtacactctcaatggaggcatcaccaggacttgtgggagtgatggagcgTGGAGTGGGTCAACTCCAGTGTGTCATC AAATCACGTGCTCTGACGTACCCTCTCTGCCTAATGGAGCCATTTCCTATAATGATGGATCCACTGACATCAGACCTCTCAACACCATAGTAACACACAGGtgcaacactggctacactctcaatggagacaGCGTCAGACTTTGTCAGAATGACGGAACATGGAATGGCtcacctccaacttgtcaag TTTCCTGTGGCCCTCCTCCCTCTATTACCAATGGATCTCCCGGACAACCAACCAGCACGATGATCGGAGGAGAGGcgacctacacctgtgacactggataccTTCTGATTGGCTCTGAAACCATCACATGTTTGAGTACTGGTAACTGGAGCAGCTCACCGTCTTGCCAGA GCCCTCCCCCTTCGTACTTGTCCCTCTCCTCTACCAACTACTTGCCTGGGGTCCCTGAGATCCCCCTGTCATTCGTGGGAGAGGGGAGTGGTCTCGTTTGTCATACTGACTTTACTGGCTGCTGTGAGGGGAACACTGGAGATTGGTACTATCCTAATGGCTCTGTTGTTATGGAGGATGGAGCGTTGTATGTTAGCAGAGGTCAGATGAGTGTCAGTCTGATGATGAGTGGAACTGCTACTGCTCCTGGTGGCCTCTACTGCTGTGTGGTGCCTACCAGTGGAGGGATACACACAGCGTGTATTAATATGTCAG TCTCTACTGATGAGAGTCATCTCTATCAGATTGGTGCTGTGGTGGGAGGAGTGGTGGGAGGAGTGGTGGCCCTGGCAGTGGTGGCTATAGTAACTGGTGTAGTGATGGTGGCCTATCTAGTGCTCCGGTACAAGAGAGGAGGAAAGAGGAGAGAAAAT